Proteins co-encoded in one Flavobacterium fluviale genomic window:
- a CDS encoding HAD family hydrolase, which produces MYKKIYILPLFLLLLVSCKKADTVSTTTSTASDTTNVAKSSDPLPSWNDTPLKKEIIDYVTKVTKEGSPDFIPLENRIATFDNDGTLWAEKPYVQELFAFYRVKKMVEANPSLAQKQPFKAVVEKDKSFFEKGGDKALIELVAATHTGMTEDEFEASAKEFFMGAKYPGKNVSIKQIRYQPQLELLNYLRANGFKTFIVTGGTVELIRAISEDFYGIPKDQVVGTSFKYKFDDAKNSIVREPALDQFNDKEGKPVGIQLHIGQRPVFACGNEGGAGDLAMLRYSQGSKYPSFQMIVNHNDSIREYNYQEKDNLSLSTAAKYKYHVISMKDDWKKIFPDQ; this is translated from the coding sequence ATGTATAAGAAAATATATATATTGCCCTTATTTCTATTGTTGTTGGTTTCTTGTAAAAAAGCTGATACAGTTTCAACAACGACTTCTACTGCTTCTGATACTACAAATGTTGCCAAAAGTTCTGATCCGCTGCCAAGCTGGAATGATACTCCGCTAAAGAAAGAAATTATCGATTATGTTACTAAAGTAACCAAGGAAGGAAGTCCAGATTTTATTCCTCTAGAAAACAGAATTGCCACTTTTGATAACGACGGAACGCTATGGGCTGAAAAACCTTATGTTCAAGAACTATTTGCTTTTTACCGTGTAAAAAAAATGGTGGAAGCCAATCCTTCTTTAGCACAAAAACAGCCATTTAAAGCAGTTGTAGAAAAAGACAAATCTTTTTTTGAAAAAGGAGGCGATAAAGCACTTATAGAATTAGTTGCTGCAACTCATACCGGCATGACCGAAGATGAGTTTGAAGCATCTGCTAAAGAGTTCTTTATGGGAGCCAAATATCCTGGTAAAAATGTATCTATAAAACAAATTAGATACCAGCCTCAGTTAGAACTGCTGAATTATCTCCGTGCAAACGGTTTCAAAACCTTTATTGTTACGGGCGGAACTGTTGAATTGATTCGTGCCATTTCGGAAGATTTTTACGGAATTCCGAAAGACCAGGTGGTAGGAACTTCCTTCAAATACAAATTTGATGATGCGAAGAATAGCATCGTTAGAGAACCTGCTTTGGATCAATTTAATGATAAAGAAGGAAAACCAGTTGGCATCCAATTGCATATTGGACAAAGACCTGTTTTTGCCTGTGGAAACGAAGGCGGCGCTGGCGATCTTGCCATGCTGCGATATTCTCAGGGAAGTAAATATCCTTCCTTTCAAATGATTGTAAACCACAATGATTCTATCAGAGAATATAATTACCAAGAGAAAGACAATTTATCGCTAAGTACTGCTGCTAAATATAAGTATCACGTAATAAGTATGAAAGACGACTGGAAAAAGATATTTCCAGATCAATAA